Genomic window (Bradyrhizobium sp. 186):
CTGTTGAATGAAGTTCTGGTGGTCGGCGGCGACACGCCGGTCCTGGGTCTGCCGACGGTCGCAGGTGCGTCCGTGGCAGTCGAGGTGCTCGACCACAAGCGCGGACCGAAGGTCATCGCGTTCAAGAAGCGCCGCCGCAAGAATTCGCGCCGCAAGCGCGGCTACCGCGACGAGATCACGGTGCTGCGCGTCAGCGAGATCCTGACCGACAACGCCAAGCCCACCAAGGGCCCGCGTCCGAAGCGGGAAAAGGTCGTGAAGGAAACGGCCGAGGAAGCCGACGCCGCATAACTTGATCACGCCAATTCACGAATTGATGCGTGAGAAAATGTGAAATGATTCCGTCAAGGAATTGATCTAGACATACGCAGGATTTCGGAGACGAGCCATGGCTCACAAAAAAGCAGGCGGTTCATCGCGCAACGGTCGCGATTCAAAGGGCAAGCGCCTTGGCATCAAGGCGTTCGGCGGGGAAGTTGTGATCCCCGGTAACATCATTGCGCGTCAGCGCGGCACCACCTGGCATCCCGGCCTTAATGTCGGCATGGGCACGGACCACACTTTGTTCGCCAAGGTCGAGGGTCGCGTCACGTTCCAGGCCAAAGCCAACGGCCGCACCTTCGTATCGGTGCTCCCGCTCGCTGAGGCGGCTGAATAGACGGTGGATCAAATTTGGAGTCCGCCGGGTCCTGACCGAACCGGCCGAGTCCATAAATAGGCTCCAGGGGAGGCGGGAAACCGGCCTCCCCTTTCGTTTGACTAATCTTTCGTTTGAATTGGTGATGTTGACGGAGCCGGAACATGTTGCAGGATTTTTCGAGCACGACCTTGCGCGAGGCGAGACCGAGCGTCGTCGCCACCGAGCGGCTGACGCTGCGCCGCCCGTCGCTCGCCGACGTCAAGACCATCGCTCACCTCGCCAACGACCGTCGCATCGCGGAAAATACCCGCCGCCTGCCGCATCCCTATTCGTCCGACGACGCGGTCGAATTCATCCGCGCCACCGCCGAACTCGGCAGCGAAACCGTGTTCCTGATCGAGCATGACAACGCACCGGTGGGCATGGTCGGGATCGACTGCTCGACGCCTGACAATGCAGAGCTCGGCTATTGGCTCGGCGTCGAACATTGGGGCCGTGGCTTTGCCACCGAAGCCGCGCGCGGCGCGATCGACTTCTTCTTCGAGGAGTTCGAAGACGATCACCTCTATGCAGGCGCGCGCGTCACCAACCCAGACTCGCGCAAGGTGCTGGAGAAGTGCGGCTTCCAGTGGAGCGGCGTCCAGCTGCACCGTTTCCTGGCGCTGGGATCCTCCACACCCGTCGACTGCTTCCGCCTCTCGCGCGGCGTGTGGGCGTCGCTGAAGAGCTGGAGCAGCGCAAGAAGGATGAGGTAGCGGCACGGGCGCTGCCTCATCACCTGTAAGGATAGGCATAGGCGGCGCCACAATCACAACTGTCGTCCCGGCGAAGGCCGGGATCCATAACCCCAGGGAAGAGTTGTGCGCGAGACGCCCACCCCGAGTTTTCGCAAAACCACTCCCTGTGGGTATAGGTCCCGGGCTCGCGCTCCACGCGCCCCGGGACGACGGCGGAGCGCTCACGCCGGCGGATTCACCTGCGCATCGCCGCGGCCGAGATCGCGCTCGCGCAGATAGATGTAGAAGCCGGCGCCGATGATGATGGCGGCGCCGACGATGGTGGCGACCTGCGGCACGTCGCCGAACACGACGAAGCCGAAGATCACGGCCCAGACGATCATCGAATATTGATAGGGCACCACGACGCTGGCCGGTGCGAGCTTGAGCGAGCGGTTGACGCAGAACAGCGCGGTCACCGAGACACATCCCGCCAGCGCGAAGATCGCGAGGCTGCCTGCGGTCGGCGGCACCCAGCGGAACGCCGACAGCCCGGCGCCGAGCAGGAACGTGCCGACGAATTGCGAGGATGCCATCACGATGTCGGGCGTCTTGCGCAAGCTGCGCGTGATCAGCATCAAGGTTGCAAACGACAGGCTGCCGCCGAGCGCGATCAGCGCCGGCAGGCTGACCGTCTGCGCCGACGGCCGCAGCGCGATCAGCACGCCGCAGAAGCCGATCAGGATCGCGGTCCAGCGCCGCCAGCCGACCCGTTCGCCCAAGAAGATCGCCGACATCGCGGTGACGAAGATGGGACCGGCGAGATAATAGGTGATGACGTCGGCGAGCGGCAGATAGACGGTGGCGAGAAAGAAAGCGGCCACTTCCAGCGTCGACAGCGTGACGCGAAACAGCTGCAGCCACGGCCGCTCCAGGCGCAGGAAGTCATGGCGCTGCCGCCACATCATCGGCGACAGCAGCAGCAGCGCCGCGCAGGCGCGCAGGAACAGGAGCTGCCCCACCGAATAAGTCCCGACCAGGAACTTGCCCATGGCGTCGCCGAACGAGAACATGAAGATCGACAGCACCATCAGCGCGATGCCGGCCAGTCGCGCCGAGCGCTCGTCATAGGCGGAGAGATTCTTGAACAGAGGCATCGAGCGCCGTTGTAATGGCGCGGACGCGCGGGACAAGCCCGGGTTGAACGAATTGAACGGATTGTCGCATTCTTCGCGTCGCGGTAGCGATAGGCGCCTCATCGTCCAGAGAGCACCAGCATGATCGATTTCGACCCGACCCAGCATCGCATGATCCGCACGCAACGCTGGTTTGAGGATTTCGTCGTCGGCGAGCGCTTCGTGCTGCCGAGCCGGACCCAGACCTCGGCGGTGTTCGCGGCGTTCCAGACCGCGAGCGGTGACACCCATCCGGTGCATTACGACGTGGAATATTGCCGCAGCCGCGGCATGCCGCATCTGCTCGCCCACGGCTTCCAGACGTTGATCCACACCGCACCCGGCGCGGGCCTGTTTCCATTCATGGTCGAGGAGTCCCTGGTCGGCTTCCTCGAGCAGTCGAGCCGGTTCCTCAAGCCTGTGTTTGCCGACGACACGATCTATCCGGCACTCGAAGTCACCGAGCTGGAGCCGGGCCGCTCGACCGGCGTGGTGACGCTGACGAGCACCGTGTACAACCAGCGCAAGGAGCTGGTGCTGGAGGGCATGCAGAAATTCCTGATCCGCCGCCGGCCGGCGGGTTAAGCAAGGGCCTAAAATCGCGGAAATTCCGCCGATTTGCGGGTAAGTCCGGGTTGCCGCGCCTGCCCGGCTGGCCTACCTATGGCCCATGAAATTCCTTGACGAAGCAAAGGTCTATATCCGCTCCGGTGATGGCGGGAACGGCTGCGTGGCGTTCCGCCGCGAAAAATTCATCGAATTCGGCGGTCCTTCCGGCGGCAATGGCGGCCGCGGCGGCAATGTCATCATCGAGGTCGCCGACGGGCTGAACACGCTGATCGACTACCGCTACCAGCAGCATTTCAAGGCCCAGAAGGGCGAGAACGGCGCAGGCTCGGACCGCCACGGCGCCAACGGCAAGGCGATCGTGCTGAAGGTGCCTGTCGGCACGCAGATCTTTGACGAAGACCGCGAGACGCTGATCCACGACTTCACCAATGTCGGCGAAAAATTCGTGCTCTCCGAGGGTGGCAATGGCGGCTTCGGCAACGCGCATTTCAAGTCGTCGACCAACCGCGCGCCGCGCAACGCCAATCCCGGCCAAACCGGCGAGGAGCGCTGGATCTGGCTGCGGCTAAAACTCATCGCGGACGCCGGCCTGGTCGGCCTGCCCAATGCTGGTAAGTCGACGTTTCTCTCCAAGGTCAGCGCGGCCAAGCCGAAGATCGCCGATTATCCCTTCACCACGCTGCATCCGCAGCTCGGCGTCGTGAATGCCGACGGCCGCGAATTCGTGCTGGCCGACATTCCCGGCCTGATCGAGGGCGCGCACGAAGGCGCGGGCCTCGGCGACCGTTTCCTCGGTCATGTCGAGCGCTGCCGCGTGCTGCTGCATCTCGTCGACGCAACCTGCGAGCATGCCGGCAAAGCCTACAAGACGGTGCGCACGGAGCTTGACGCCTATGGCGGGCTGCTGACCGATAAGATCGAGATCGTCGCACTGAACAAGATCGACGCGGTCGAACCCGACGAATTGAAGAAGCAGAAGGACCGGCTGAAGCGCGCCGCAAAGAAGACGCCGCTGCTCATGGCTGGCGCCACCGGCCAGGGCGTCAAGGAAGCGCTCCGCGCGCTTGCGGAGGTGATCGGCGAGAGTCCGGTCTCCGCCAAGGCGAAGAGCGCGGCCGAGGCAGAGCCTTGGTCAGTTTGATTTAGTCGGTTTGATTTGGTCGGCCTGATACCGTCGCGCTTGCCTTGACCGCTTGTCTCGGCTGGCGCGATAGCGCAGCATCGAACCATCAGGAAACGGCGGGGCGAAGCATGGCGCGCGCGAAGAACGTCCTCTGGATCATGTGCGACCAGCTTCGCTATGACTATCTCGGCTGTACCGGCCATCCCACGCTGAAGACGCCGAACATCGACGCCATGGCGAAGCGCGGCGTGCTCTTCACCAAGGCTTACGTGCAGTCGCCGATCTGTGGCCCGTCGCGGATGTCGTTCTACACCGGACGCTACATGCGCTCGCACGGCTCACACTGGAACGGCTGGCCCTTGCGCGTCGGCGAGCCCACGCTCGGCGATCACCTCAAGAAAATCGGCGTGCGCAACGTGCTGGTCGGCAAGACCCACATGGCGCCCGACCTCGAAGGCATGAAGGCGCTCGGCATCCCGCCGGAGTCGATCATCGGCGTGCATGTCGCCGAATGCGGCTTCGAGCCCTATGAGCGCGACGACGGCTTGCATCCGACGGGACGGCCGCGCCCGAAATACGACGACTATCTGCGCCAACAGGGATTGGAATCGACGAATCCCTGGGAGCACTGGGCCAATTCCGCCGCCGCCGACGACGGCGCCTTGCAGAACGGCTGGCTGCTGGTGCACGCCGACAAGGCCGCGCGCGTTCCGGAAGAACACTCCGAGACGCCTTACATGACGCGTCGCGCGATGGATTTCATCAGCGAGGCCGAGACCGACGGCAAGCCGTGGTGCCTGCATCTGTCCTACATCAAGCCGCACTGGCCCTATATCGCGCCTGAACCCTACGCCAGCATGTATTCGACGGCCGACATGCTGCCGGTGATCCGTTCCGAGAGCGAGCGCGAGAGCCCGCATCCGGTGTTCGGCGCCTATATGGACATGCGCTACTCCCGCAACATGGCGCGTGATGATGCGCGGGAGAAGGTGATCCCGACCTATATGGGCCTGATCACCCAGATCGACGACCAGATGGGCGTGCTGATGACGTTTCTGGAGGAGCGCGGTCTGCTGGAGACGACCATGATCGTGTTCACGTCCGATCATGGCGATTATCTCGGCGATCACTGGATGGGCGAGAAGGACCTGTTCCACGAACAATCGGCGAAGATCCCGCTGATTGTCATCGATCCATCGAAAGAGGCCGACGCCACGCGCGGTGCGCGCAGCGACGCGCTGGTGGAAGGAATCGACCTGGCGCCGACTTTCGTTGACTATTTCGGCGGTAAGGTGCCCGGCCACATCCTCGAAGGACGCTCGCTGCTGCCGCTGCTGCGCGGGCCGACGCCGTCCGACTGGCGCAAGGTGGCGTTCTCCGAATACGACTACGCCATGCAGGATGTGCGGCTGAAGCTGAACCAGCCAATCGAGCGCTGCCGCCTGTTCATGGTGTTCGACGGCCGCTGGAAATACATCCACGCCTCCGGCTTCCGCCCGATGCTGTATGATCTCGAAACTGATCCCGAAGAGTTCGTCGATCGCGGCGAGGATCCGGAGTGCGCAGCTGTTATCGCGCGATTGCAGGCGGAGCTATTCGACTGGGCGCTGCATCCCAACGATCACATCACCACGCCCCGCGAGAAGATCGCGGCCTATGCCGACAATCAGCTCCAGGTGAAGGGCGGCATCCTGATCGGCGTCTGGGACGAAGCCGAGCTTGCGTCGATCCGCGACGGAATCGAGCAGCGCGGGAAGTTGTGAGTGAGAGAGTAAGGCTCTCTCACTCGTCATGCCCGGGCTTGTCCCGGGCATCCACGTCTCGCCTTAATCGCAGATGCGCGTGGATGGCCGGGACAGGCCCGGCCATGACGACGGCATGTGTGGTGCCATCGAAGACTAATTCTCGATCTTGTACCCCGTCGCCTTCACGATAGGCTGCCAGAAGGCTGTGTTCGCGGCGAGCTCCTGGGCCAACCCGTCCGCCGTGCTGCCGACCGGGATCAGACCGATCGCGGTGAGCTTCTCCTTCACGTCGGGTTTGGCAAGCGCGGCACTTGCGGCCGCGCCGAGCTTGCTCGCAAACTCCGGCGGGCTGCCGGCGGGAAGCCACATGCCGTACCAGGCGTCCGCGACGAGATCGATGCCGCTCTCCTTCAAGGTCGGCACCTCCGGAGCGAAAGGCGAACGTTCCGCGCTGCTCACCGCGATGATCCTTATGCCCTTCGCGTGATGCTGCGGCAGCGCATCGGCCAGCGTGGTGATCCCAAACGGCAGATGGCCGCCGACGAGGTCGTTGAGAATGGGCGCGCTGCCGCGATAGGGCACGCGGGTCAAGGGAATGCCGAGGTCCTTCTCCAGCTTCGAGCCGGCGAAATGCGGAATGGTGCCGTTGCTGGGCACCCCGAACGACGTCTTGTCGGGATGCGCCTTCAGCCATGCCACGAATGACTTGAAATCCGTGGCATCGACCGCCGAGCTGATCACGAGCGCAAATTCGAACCGCGCCAGCAGCGACACCGGAACAAAATCCTTGGCCGTGTCGAAGCTCGGCGTCGTCTCCACCATCGGCAGCAGGTACATGGTGGGGCCCGTCGTCACCAACACCATGCTTCCGTCGGGGCTGCCGCCCTTCACCGCCTTGATGCCGATCAGGCCGTCGCCGCCGGTGCGGTTCTCGACCACGATGGTCCGTTGCAGCACCGGCGCCATTTCCTGCGCGATCAGGCGGCACAGCGTGTCACCGCCAGCGCCCGCCGCGAACGGAAAGATGATCTTGGTCAGCCCGGCCTGCGCTCGCGCCCCGGCCGCCTCCGCGAGCAGCGGCAGCCCCAGACATCCGGCGATGAAATCGCGGCGATCCATTCGTTTCCTCCAACCCATGATGGTTGGCGGCAATTAGAGCCAGGCGGGCGGCCCGGACAAGGCCGACGTTGGTGCCGTTTAGCGTGCCGGCCGCCTTGCGCCGGCCATCGTCCTGCTGCAAAAGCAGGCCTTATCGGCGCCGCCTCTCGCTCCGCCGTTTCCAATGCAGAGCAATTCGACCTAGCGCCCATGGCCAGCCCCGAACTCAATCAATTCCGCCGCATCGTCGTCAAGGTCGGCTCCGCACTGCTGGTCGATTCCGACAAGGGCGAGGTGCGCGCATCGTGGCTTGCCGCGCTCGCGGACGACATGGCGAAGCTGCATCGCGAGGGCCGCGACGTCCTCGTGGTCTCCTCGGGTTCGATCGCGCTCGGCCGCAGCCGGCTCAAGCTGCCGCGCGGTCCGCTGAAGCTGGAAGAGAGCCAGGCCGCGGCCGCCGTCGGCCAGATCGCACTGGCGCGGATCTGGTCGGAAGTGC
Coding sequences:
- a CDS encoding MaoC family dehydratase; protein product: MIDFDPTQHRMIRTQRWFEDFVVGERFVLPSRTQTSAVFAAFQTASGDTHPVHYDVEYCRSRGMPHLLAHGFQTLIHTAPGAGLFPFMVEESLVGFLEQSSRFLKPVFADDTIYPALEVTELEPGRSTGVVTLTSTVYNQRKELVLEGMQKFLIRRRPAG
- the rpmA gene encoding 50S ribosomal protein L27 — protein: MAHKKAGGSSRNGRDSKGKRLGIKAFGGEVVIPGNIIARQRGTTWHPGLNVGMGTDHTLFAKVEGRVTFQAKANGRTFVSVLPLAEAAE
- a CDS encoding Bug family tripartite tricarboxylate transporter substrate binding protein, with the protein product MDRRDFIAGCLGLPLLAEAAGARAQAGLTKIIFPFAAGAGGDTLCRLIAQEMAPVLQRTIVVENRTGGDGLIGIKAVKGGSPDGSMVLVTTGPTMYLLPMVETTPSFDTAKDFVPVSLLARFEFALVISSAVDATDFKSFVAWLKAHPDKTSFGVPSNGTIPHFAGSKLEKDLGIPLTRVPYRGSAPILNDLVGGHLPFGITTLADALPQHHAKGIRIIAVSSAERSPFAPEVPTLKESGIDLVADAWYGMWLPAGSPPEFASKLGAAASAALAKPDVKEKLTAIGLIPVGSTADGLAQELAANTAFWQPIVKATGYKIEN
- a CDS encoding DMT family transporter gives rise to the protein MPLFKNLSAYDERSARLAGIALMVLSIFMFSFGDAMGKFLVGTYSVGQLLFLRACAALLLLSPMMWRQRHDFLRLERPWLQLFRVTLSTLEVAAFFLATVYLPLADVITYYLAGPIFVTAMSAIFLGERVGWRRWTAILIGFCGVLIALRPSAQTVSLPALIALGGSLSFATLMLITRSLRKTPDIVMASSQFVGTFLLGAGLSAFRWVPPTAGSLAIFALAGCVSVTALFCVNRSLKLAPASVVVPYQYSMIVWAVIFGFVVFGDVPQVATIVGAAIIIGAGFYIYLRERDLGRGDAQVNPPA
- the obgE gene encoding GTPase ObgE, with the translated sequence MKFLDEAKVYIRSGDGGNGCVAFRREKFIEFGGPSGGNGGRGGNVIIEVADGLNTLIDYRYQQHFKAQKGENGAGSDRHGANGKAIVLKVPVGTQIFDEDRETLIHDFTNVGEKFVLSEGGNGGFGNAHFKSSTNRAPRNANPGQTGEERWIWLRLKLIADAGLVGLPNAGKSTFLSKVSAAKPKIADYPFTTLHPQLGVVNADGREFVLADIPGLIEGAHEGAGLGDRFLGHVERCRVLLHLVDATCEHAGKAYKTVRTELDAYGGLLTDKIEIVALNKIDAVEPDELKKQKDRLKRAAKKTPLLMAGATGQGVKEALRALAEVIGESPVSAKAKSAAEAEPWSV
- a CDS encoding GNAT family N-acetyltransferase, which produces MLQDFSSTTLREARPSVVATERLTLRRPSLADVKTIAHLANDRRIAENTRRLPHPYSSDDAVEFIRATAELGSETVFLIEHDNAPVGMVGIDCSTPDNAELGYWLGVEHWGRGFATEAARGAIDFFFEEFEDDHLYAGARVTNPDSRKVLEKCGFQWSGVQLHRFLALGSSTPVDCFRLSRGVWASLKSWSSARRMR
- the rplU gene encoding 50S ribosomal protein L21: MFAVIKTGGRQYRVVPDDVLEVGKIEGEVGSIVLLNEVLVVGGDTPVLGLPTVAGASVAVEVLDHKRGPKVIAFKKRRRKNSRRKRGYRDEITVLRVSEILTDNAKPTKGPRPKREKVVKETAEEADAA
- a CDS encoding alkaline phosphatase family protein, with the protein product MARAKNVLWIMCDQLRYDYLGCTGHPTLKTPNIDAMAKRGVLFTKAYVQSPICGPSRMSFYTGRYMRSHGSHWNGWPLRVGEPTLGDHLKKIGVRNVLVGKTHMAPDLEGMKALGIPPESIIGVHVAECGFEPYERDDGLHPTGRPRPKYDDYLRQQGLESTNPWEHWANSAAADDGALQNGWLLVHADKAARVPEEHSETPYMTRRAMDFISEAETDGKPWCLHLSYIKPHWPYIAPEPYASMYSTADMLPVIRSESERESPHPVFGAYMDMRYSRNMARDDAREKVIPTYMGLITQIDDQMGVLMTFLEERGLLETTMIVFTSDHGDYLGDHWMGEKDLFHEQSAKIPLIVIDPSKEADATRGARSDALVEGIDLAPTFVDYFGGKVPGHILEGRSLLPLLRGPTPSDWRKVAFSEYDYAMQDVRLKLNQPIERCRLFMVFDGRWKYIHASGFRPMLYDLETDPEEFVDRGEDPECAAVIARLQAELFDWALHPNDHITTPREKIAAYADNQLQVKGGILIGVWDEAELASIRDGIEQRGKL